A genome region from Methanobacterium spitsbergense includes the following:
- a CDS encoding MFS transporter, giving the protein MLSTEKSCKPENSISNRTVALIVATLASFFTPFMASAINIAIPAIGSQFAADVILLSWIPTVYLLAAAVFAVPFGRIADIYGMKKIFTYGVIIFTISSLLCAISPSILTLIMFRVLQGIGSAMIFVTGLAIITSVYPPRERGKAIGINIASVYIGLSLGPVLGGILTQYFGWRSIFIAVIPLGLLVLALTVFKLKGEWAECIGEKFDIKGSIIYSIALVILIYGFSILPGELGIILVILGVIGILAFALFELRVKNPVFEVRLFKNITFGFSSLAALINYSATFAVVFLLSLYLQYIKGLDPQMAGIILVAQPIVMAITSPVAGRLSDKFSPGLIATIGMTVTAISLLCLTFLTANTSFEYIITVLLVLGFGLGMFSSPNTNAIMGSVEKKFYGIASATVGTMRLIGQMLSMGIALLVFSVFIGNVLIEPSNYPALLTSINTVFLICTILCFIGIFASFARR; this is encoded by the coding sequence ATGTTGAGTACAGAAAAATCTTGTAAACCAGAAAATAGTATTAGTAACAGAACAGTAGCGTTGATTGTAGCTACGTTAGCCTCATTTTTCACACCTTTCATGGCTTCCGCCATAAACATAGCCATCCCAGCAATTGGTTCACAGTTTGCTGCAGATGTTATTTTATTAAGCTGGATACCAACAGTTTATCTGTTAGCCGCAGCCGTTTTTGCAGTTCCCTTTGGTAGAATTGCAGATATCTATGGAATGAAAAAAATCTTCACCTATGGTGTAATCATTTTCACTATATCTTCATTATTATGTGCCATTTCACCATCCATACTTACACTCATTATGTTCCGTGTTTTACAGGGAATAGGGTCTGCCATGATATTTGTGACAGGTCTTGCAATTATAACCTCTGTCTATCCGCCAAGAGAAAGGGGAAAGGCCATAGGAATAAATATTGCAAGTGTTTATATTGGCCTTTCATTAGGCCCTGTACTGGGTGGAATATTAACACAGTATTTTGGATGGAGAAGTATTTTCATTGCTGTAATACCGCTGGGATTACTGGTACTTGCACTCACTGTTTTCAAGTTGAAAGGTGAATGGGCAGAATGCATAGGCGAGAAATTCGATATAAAAGGGTCAATTATCTACAGTATAGCCCTTGTAATTCTGATTTATGGATTTTCAATACTTCCAGGCGAACTTGGAATAATACTGGTAATTTTAGGTGTTATTGGTATCCTTGCATTTGCACTCTTTGAATTAAGGGTTAAAAATCCTGTATTTGAGGTAAGACTCTTTAAAAATATAACCTTCGGATTTTCAAGTTTGGCGGCGCTAATAAATTACAGTGCAACCTTTGCTGTGGTTTTCCTTTTAAGTCTTTACCTGCAGTATATTAAGGGTCTGGATCCTCAGATGGCAGGAATTATCCTTGTTGCACAGCCAATTGTCATGGCAATTACATCACCTGTAGCAGGTAGATTATCCGATAAATTTTCACCAGGTTTAATTGCAACAATTGGAATGACAGTTACAGCCATCAGTCTCTTGTGTTTAACATTCCTTACAGCAAACACCAGTTTTGAGTATATTATAACAGTTTTATTGGTTCTTGGATTTGGACTGGGTATGTTTTCATCTCCAAATACAAATGCGATCATGGGATCTGTTGAGAAAAAGTTTTATGGTATTGCGTCGGCCACAGTTGGTACAATGCGTTTGATAGGGCAAATGCTGAGCATGGGAATAGCATTACTGGTATTTTCAGTGTTTATAGGTAATGTTCTGATTGAACCAAGTAACTATCCTGCACTTTTAACCAGCATAAATACTGTGTTTTTAATCTGCACAATTCTATGCTTTATAGGTATATTTGCATCGTTTGCCAGAAGATAA
- a CDS encoding helicase C-terminal domain-containing protein, translating into MRNIAKEVHRSDFRENQIHFFDYFIEHKNQNIIADAPTGIGKSLIAMQIAINLELPGTVFIVTPTKDLMKQYERDFGKLEDVMLLAGKSEYKCLANTDHTAELCTHSLKSPCKHHYSLTNDSCEYSKKISTFMDYKVVVTNYHMMLALINIRPALPWGCPLIIWDESHKFQDIIREMTGIEYNHTRACRIIDEKLSKTIFNYFKDVQTPIEEIKTELESYKEKYNTKDDINKRRWIERLETQIHYRIQYEYLPAEEYDKFISKDELERCVRVIPVDYTSLSRSTFMEAAPQHLMMSGTIHYPHHNESRRLELIGKITGMKMDYIYETPKKYRFDDSKIVKKAPINLNRINYTNSRDYNDFKRIYKPLLNFLIKEDRNIMIHFNAKWQCDNMVRALKDSGYENHIYNFHEGKNNTETKQHIKKRFVSTGGCIIGSSLHEGIDFPGKELEVVVIGRSPYVPKSEEDKYYPGTKSRIPNKIRKTWNGLEQRGVHGIEQEEYRLKTLQQIGRLQRTSHDTGTVILCNQWTIHKDILNGFEVCPNI; encoded by the coding sequence ATGCGGAATATAGCAAAAGAAGTACATAGAAGTGATTTTCGTGAGAACCAGATACATTTCTTTGACTATTTCATTGAACATAAAAATCAAAATATTATTGCAGATGCACCCACAGGTATTGGTAAAAGTTTAATTGCAATGCAAATTGCCATCAATCTAGAATTACCTGGAACAGTATTCATTGTTACACCTACAAAAGATCTGATGAAACAATATGAGAGAGATTTTGGAAAGCTAGAAGATGTAATGTTACTTGCAGGTAAAAGTGAGTATAAATGTCTGGCCAATACAGATCATACAGCAGAATTATGTACTCACAGTCTAAAATCACCATGTAAACATCATTACAGTTTAACCAACGATTCTTGCGAATACAGTAAAAAAATCAGCACATTTATGGATTATAAAGTAGTTGTAACCAACTACCATATGATGCTTGCATTAATTAACATACGTCCGGCATTACCATGGGGTTGTCCACTAATAATCTGGGATGAATCACATAAATTCCAGGATATAATCCGAGAAATGACCGGTATTGAATATAATCATACACGTGCATGTAGAATAATCGATGAAAAGTTGTCAAAAACAATATTCAATTATTTTAAGGATGTTCAAACACCTATAGAAGAAATAAAAACAGAATTAGAATCATATAAAGAAAAATACAACACTAAAGACGATATAAATAAAAGAAGATGGATCGAACGACTTGAAACACAGATTCATTACCGTATCCAGTATGAATATCTGCCTGCTGAAGAATATGATAAATTTATTTCTAAAGATGAATTAGAAAGATGTGTAAGGGTAATTCCAGTTGACTACACCAGTCTTAGCAGATCAACATTCATGGAAGCAGCACCACAACATCTGATGATGAGTGGAACAATTCATTACCCTCACCACAATGAAAGCAGGAGATTAGAATTAATTGGAAAAATTACTGGAATGAAAATGGATTATATATATGAAACACCCAAAAAATATCGTTTTGATGACAGTAAAATAGTTAAAAAAGCCCCAATCAACCTTAACAGAATTAATTATACTAACAGTCGTGATTACAATGATTTTAAACGTATTTATAAGCCGTTATTAAATTTTTTAATCAAAGAAGATCGTAACATTATGATACATTTTAATGCAAAATGGCAGTGCGATAATATGGTACGTGCATTAAAAGATTCGGGTTATGAGAATCATATATATAATTTTCATGAGGGTAAAAATAATACAGAAACAAAACAGCACATTAAAAAGAGATTTGTATCAACCGGGGGATGTATTATTGGAAGCAGTTTACACGAAGGAATAGATTTCCCTGGAAAGGAATTGGAAGTTGTTGTTATTGGAAGATCTCCATATGTACCAAAAAGTGAAGAGGATAAATATTATCCTGGTACCAAGAGTAGAATCCCAAATAAAATACGTAAAACATGGAATGGTCTAGAACAACGTGGTGTGCATGGTATTGAACAAGAAGAATATCGACTTAAAACATTACAACAAATAGGAAGACTGCAAAGAACATCTCATGATACTGGTACAGTTATATTATGCAATCAATGGACAATACACAAGGATATTTTAAATGGCTTTGAAGTGTGTCCTAATATATAA
- a CDS encoding MarR family winged helix-turn-helix transcriptional regulator — protein MTKGSLCDCLYLTSNRLSRILTKMAEEEFKSTGLFPSQALALMIINKKPGISQNDLSKELDIKPSTTSRFIDKLEHKNLVKRKIVGKSSFLYPTDNGMALMEKIDASWQNLFKRYSEVLGLEEAIKLTNSVHDAVNKLEKEL, from the coding sequence ATGACCAAAGGATCTTTATGTGATTGTCTATATTTAACAAGCAACAGATTATCGAGAATACTAACCAAAATGGCCGAAGAGGAGTTCAAATCAACAGGACTTTTCCCATCACAAGCCCTGGCATTAATGATTATCAATAAAAAACCAGGAATATCCCAAAATGATCTAAGTAAGGAACTAGATATAAAACCATCAACAACATCACGTTTTATAGACAAATTAGAACATAAAAACCTTGTTAAAAGGAAAATCGTGGGAAAATCATCCTTTCTTTATCCAACTGACAATGGAATGGCACTAATGGAAAAAATAGATGCATCATGGCAAAATCTTTTTAAACGGTATTCAGAAGTTTTAGGATTAGAAGAAGCAATAAAATTAACTAATTCTGTTCACGATGCAGTAAACAAACTTGAAAAAGAGTTATAA
- a CDS encoding flavodoxin family protein produces the protein MKVVGFVGSPREGGNTEIMVEEILKGASMSGAETEIFNLNKLNIKPCQACMHCKSNEGECATDDDMQKIYKEIMESDAFILGSPIYMWQMSAQAKLFTDRLYAPMGFEEKFGKTSSALVFSQGNPDIDSFEEYINSTKEVFNLLGYTVKGVLISAGDQSPGDVKNKDDVLKKAREIGKDLAN, from the coding sequence ATGAAAGTAGTAGGATTTGTAGGTAGTCCAAGAGAGGGTGGAAACACCGAAATTATGGTTGAAGAAATATTAAAAGGAGCTTCGATGAGTGGAGCTGAAACAGAAATTTTCAATCTGAATAAACTCAATATCAAACCATGTCAGGCATGTATGCACTGTAAAAGTAACGAAGGTGAATGTGCAACCGATGATGATATGCAGAAAATTTATAAAGAAATAATGGAAAGCGATGCATTTATACTTGGTTCCCCAATTTATATGTGGCAGATGTCAGCTCAAGCAAAACTATTCACAGACAGATTATATGCACCAATGGGTTTTGAGGAAAAATTCGGTAAAACATCATCTGCACTGGTTTTTTCACAGGGTAACCCGGATATAGATAGTTTTGAGGAATATATAAACTCCACAAAAGAAGTATTCAACCTTTTAGGTTACACTGTTAAGGGTGTACTTATCTCAGCAGGAGATCAAAGCCCTGGAGATGTTAAAAATAAGGATGATGTTCTCAAAAAAGCCAGAGAAATAGGTAAAGATCTCGCAAACTAA
- a CDS encoding methylamine methyltransferase corrinoid protein reductive activase — MKEKYLIACDIGTSGIRAQAINQETSKVISTAITLRHPLPGANVVDHLHFAIEVGRETAHKLLVETINDVINNLGIDLENVERVAVCGNPIQLSLFHNIEIRDLAYWGENALKRLNVTPPSRDATTVSPKEIGLEVNQKAKIYIPPAIKHEIGADALAMLFKSGILEKKGIYLVIDFGTNAEMALVINGEIYTCSAAAGPAIEGQMIDKGRLASPGTICDLDLVDSGWRSYVLDNELMIKQGNVVDPVTGKTFLKGEMDGKSKGITGTGVIAAFSLGLDSGLISLPKIKSPDHMINLQDGIYLSQKDIIMIGKALGAFRAAYLTLAEEAEILLTDIDSIYMAGASGFYVDPHKSLGVGQIPPSSQDIYQLGNTSLAMARDIVLNPDLLGKLQEIARGMRSNHIMLATSSIFEKIYSLELSMYEQGMPLWMYNDWLDKYGFQKIPSRVKDPSIHRIFERDISELGKDGLKIVKICSILKSNFDGCTNCMTCMKNCPEAALKMENGTATVRTDLCNGMACLKCELSCPEKVFKFSNFLDKQ; from the coding sequence ATGAAAGAGAAATACCTAATAGCATGTGATATAGGAACCAGTGGTATAAGGGCACAGGCCATAAATCAGGAAACATCCAAGGTAATATCTACTGCTATCACTCTTAGACATCCACTGCCAGGTGCTAACGTGGTAGATCACCTACACTTTGCTATTGAAGTTGGTAGGGAGACAGCTCATAAACTTTTAGTTGAAACAATCAACGATGTGATAAATAATTTGGGAATAGACCTTGAAAATGTTGAAAGAGTAGCAGTTTGCGGTAATCCCATACAACTTTCCCTATTTCATAATATAGAGATAAGAGATTTAGCTTACTGGGGTGAGAATGCTCTTAAACGGTTAAATGTAACACCACCATCCCGAGATGCAACCACAGTATCCCCCAAAGAAATAGGACTCGAAGTCAATCAAAAAGCTAAAATATACATTCCACCAGCAATAAAACATGAAATTGGGGCAGATGCTCTTGCAATGCTTTTTAAATCGGGTATATTAGAGAAAAAGGGTATATATCTTGTGATTGATTTTGGAACCAATGCTGAAATGGCATTGGTTATTAATGGGGAAATATACACTTGTTCAGCCGCTGCAGGGCCAGCAATAGAAGGTCAGATGATAGATAAAGGTAGGCTGGCTTCTCCGGGTACAATATGCGATCTTGATCTTGTTGATTCTGGATGGAGAAGCTATGTGCTTGATAATGAACTTATGATTAAACAGGGAAATGTAGTTGATCCAGTAACTGGAAAAACTTTTTTAAAAGGAGAGATGGATGGTAAATCAAAGGGTATAACTGGTACAGGAGTTATTGCAGCTTTCAGTTTAGGTTTAGATTCGGGTTTAATATCTCTTCCCAAAATAAAGAGTCCTGATCATATGATCAATCTGCAGGATGGAATTTATCTCTCCCAAAAGGATATAATTATGATAGGTAAAGCTCTGGGAGCTTTTAGAGCAGCTTATTTAACGCTTGCAGAGGAAGCTGAGATTCTTTTAACTGATATTGATTCAATTTATATGGCCGGTGCATCGGGGTTTTATGTGGATCCACATAAATCTCTGGGTGTTGGACAGATACCACCATCCTCTCAGGATATCTATCAATTGGGAAACACATCTCTTGCAATGGCCAGGGATATAGTTTTGAATCCTGATCTCCTTGGCAAATTACAGGAAATAGCTAGGGGTATGCGTAGTAATCATATTATGCTGGCCACTTCATCGATTTTTGAGAAAATATATTCCCTGGAACTATCAATGTATGAGCAGGGTATGCCTTTGTGGATGTACAATGACTGGTTGGATAAATATGGTTTCCAGAAGATCCCTTCAAGGGTTAAAGATCCCAGTATACACAGAATTTTCGAAAGGGATATATCAGAACTGGGTAAGGATGGTTTGAAAATAGTTAAAATCTGTTCAATATTAAAGTCAAATTTTGATGGATGTACCAATTGTATGACATGTATGAAAAATTGCCCTGAAGCTGCTCTTAAAATGGAGAATGGAACAGCAACTGTTAGAACAGATCTATGCAATGGAATGGCATGCCTGAAATGTGAATTATCATGTCCAGAAAAGGTGTTTAAATTCAGTAACTTCTTGGATAAACAATAG
- the mtaC gene encoding methanol--corrinoid protein MtaC, with the protein MSYEDLENKMDQEFVAVRYNVEIEGAAIKPEWDLDVVNILPTEEPFRAIALAVLYEDRDASLANVQKALNDGISPIDIINNGLMKGMDAVSILYTKGFYFLPDLMLAGDGMMEGVKECEKVLGHKSETKGTTVSFVAEGDPHDIGKNLVVMFLRAGGYEAIDMGRDVPTDDVVKAVKEYSPIFMTGTALMTTTMTAFPKIVEALKKEGLEVPAIGCGGGAVRKDYVESFPMSVYGVEAYHAPKLADAILKDKKTWKELRKEYAEIVGEFVSEYS; encoded by the coding sequence ATGAGTTACGAAGATTTAGAAAACAAAATGGACCAAGAATTTGTTGCAGTTAGATACAACGTTGAAATTGAAGGCGCTGCAATCAAACCAGAATGGGATCTAGATGTGGTAAACATCCTCCCAACAGAAGAACCCTTCAGAGCCATAGCACTTGCAGTTTTATACGAGGATAGAGATGCATCACTTGCCAACGTTCAAAAAGCTTTAAATGACGGTATATCTCCAATTGATATAATCAACAACGGTTTAATGAAGGGAATGGATGCTGTAAGCATACTCTACACCAAGGGTTTTTACTTCCTTCCAGATTTAATGCTTGCTGGTGATGGAATGATGGAAGGAGTCAAAGAGTGTGAAAAAGTGTTGGGCCATAAAAGTGAAACCAAAGGAACAACTGTATCATTTGTAGCCGAAGGAGATCCACACGACATAGGAAAAAACCTTGTAGTTATGTTCCTGAGAGCTGGTGGATATGAAGCAATAGATATGGGAAGAGATGTACCAACCGATGATGTTGTGAAAGCTGTAAAAGAGTACAGCCCCATATTCATGACTGGAACAGCACTCATGACAACAACAATGACTGCATTCCCTAAAATTGTAGAAGCACTCAAAAAGGAAGGGCTTGAAGTTCCAGCCATAGGATGTGGTGGTGGTGCAGTTCGAAAGGATTATGTTGAATCTTTCCCAATGAGTGTCTACGGTGTAGAGGCATACCATGCACCAAAACTTGCCGATGCCATATTAAAAGACAAAAAAACATGGAAAGAACTTAGAAAAGAATACGCAGAAATAGTTGGAGAATTTGTTTCAGAGTATTCATAA
- the mtaB gene encoding methanol--corrinoid protein co-methyltransferase MtaB — protein MKRFTKMIYKDPDEMVFGRAKFPVSQRWNTQIGAGYVVPEIKVAPVEGSEESKEQMVSECRNITQSACERAVAIGLPAFMLEQEHIFQQTYNPDWTAECTKIQAETLEKYYDEYDIRVSLLATPADIRIEERAPGLRGSDYDNKIMESVEASAANGASCVSIETIGGKSVSDYGIARGDPKAILFGIGVLGSIDMEYMWKRIVAICRKYDCRPAGDTDCAQANTAMFLAGGLLDKDCSHTLAALARAMAAARSLVAVECGAIGPLKDCGYENPIIKAISGVPIATEGKNAVCAHSDLMGNLTAAVTDVWSNESVYHRQEMGGTTPEVWLQATGYEAALMNTALQTGQEKVLRDLYTLTDKYRDPQALVLAYDNAHRIGEAIVRYGNDPYLRARAAALEAGAIINEAVDAKKMYLTRFERDSLDSALKIFEALPTESDQFIEDCLRKYSRKISEFDPKNYEL, from the coding sequence ATGAAAAGATTTACAAAAATGATATATAAAGACCCTGATGAAATGGTGTTCGGCCGTGCTAAATTTCCAGTAAGCCAACGTTGGAATACACAGATTGGTGCGGGTTATGTTGTGCCTGAAATAAAGGTAGCTCCTGTAGAAGGTTCTGAAGAATCAAAAGAACAGATGGTTTCAGAATGCAGAAACATAACTCAAAGTGCCTGTGAAAGGGCAGTTGCCATAGGTTTACCTGCTTTTATGTTAGAACAGGAACATATATTTCAGCAAACATATAATCCTGATTGGACAGCAGAATGCACAAAGATTCAAGCCGAAACCCTTGAAAAATACTATGATGAATACGATATAAGAGTATCCCTACTGGCAACACCCGCTGACATAAGGATTGAGGAAAGAGCTCCAGGACTCAGAGGATCGGACTATGATAACAAAATAATGGAGTCTGTAGAGGCCAGTGCAGCCAATGGTGCATCATGTGTTTCAATTGAAACCATTGGTGGAAAATCTGTGTCTGACTATGGTATAGCAAGGGGAGACCCTAAAGCCATATTATTTGGTATAGGAGTTCTTGGAAGCATAGATATGGAGTATATGTGGAAAAGAATAGTGGCCATATGTAGAAAATACGACTGCAGACCTGCAGGTGACACTGACTGTGCCCAAGCCAATACAGCAATGTTCCTTGCAGGAGGATTGCTTGATAAGGATTGTTCCCATACATTAGCAGCGCTTGCAAGGGCTATGGCGGCAGCAAGAAGTCTTGTAGCCGTAGAATGTGGTGCTATAGGTCCACTTAAAGATTGTGGATATGAAAATCCAATCATCAAAGCAATAAGTGGAGTTCCAATTGCAACCGAAGGTAAAAATGCAGTTTGCGCACATTCTGATCTCATGGGTAACCTTACAGCCGCTGTTACAGATGTATGGAGTAACGAATCAGTTTACCATAGGCAGGAAATGGGAGGCACCACACCAGAGGTATGGTTACAGGCAACAGGGTACGAAGCCGCACTCATGAACACTGCCCTTCAAACAGGACAGGAAAAAGTATTAAGAGATCTTTATACACTAACCGATAAATACAGGGATCCACAGGCGTTGGTACTTGCTTATGATAATGCCCACAGAATAGGCGAAGCAATAGTAAGATATGGTAACGATCCATATCTTAGAGCTAGAGCTGCTGCTCTTGAAGCAGGAGCCATAATAAATGAAGCAGTTGACGCTAAAAAAATGTACCTAACAAGATTTGAAAGAGATTCGCTAGACAGTGCACTTAAAATCTTTGAAGCACTGCCAACTGAATCTGATCAGTTTATTGAGGACTGTTTAAGGAAGTACTCAAGGAAAATATCTGAATTTGACCCGAAAAATTATGAATTATAA